The Pseudanabaena galeata CCNP1313 genome includes a region encoding these proteins:
- a CDS encoding NACHT C-terminal helical domain 2-containing protein has product MFPSNFLTDLARKYELSSEQEEVFLLWWGNGKDDREISEQLHVTAEAIRNRKTGIYKKFNIAGTGANKANKLRNWLEAEAKKQNVKAELQPDDDLDLLVQDVKQKIAADVTDRCGTMRVLDMTQPVDLDRIYTDVNIIKEVIGRRRIGYDEVMEVCTREHFDRFLVGTIKERVTGLKAVDEIQKLVVLGKPGAGKTTFMKYLAMSCLAGKFHGELVPIFVTLKAYAEERGQPSLENYILTEFEKRKVSQDVAKQLLDNGKALILLDGLDEVKKEDDRRVKQDIDQFSRDWLKNRFAITCRIAAREYQFEKFTEVEVADFDDGQIETFVNNWFRERDESKAERMLDRLKGNEPVKELAKSPLLLTLLCLVFGERNDFPPKRSELYREGLEVLMKKWDAKRNIEREIIYKHLSPQNKEDMLGQIAFNTFLNGEYFFRQEDLQRQIKDYICNLPEASADPDALRLDSEVVLKAIEHHHGLLVERARYIYSFSHLTFQEYFAAREIERERHFENLIENISNPRWKEVFYLTAEMLRRSDDLVKMMKERIDGMLRDDVNLQVFLEWLKKKTDSVQTNYKITGMRAYYTYLGLHSFVHYLESNPQVRRTRNRAHAHFLSLKEVLQVSRDFAFVIDSKLSHDINFDSISIIENDLILDRDLSRNLVRDYNVEIASSLKLNVLVNVLQKLKDKSLPIEHVDSQLVSKYWKSNGEEWNQELHQICIDCRNIGHDWQFTKEQAKLLKQYYAANLFLVECMNRSYVSKQVREEIEATMLLPSKK; this is encoded by the coding sequence ATGTTTCCTAGCAATTTCTTAACTGATTTGGCTCGTAAGTACGAGTTGTCTTCTGAACAAGAGGAAGTATTTTTGCTTTGGTGGGGCAATGGTAAAGATGATCGCGAAATATCGGAGCAACTGCACGTCACGGCTGAGGCAATCCGTAATCGCAAGACAGGTATTTACAAGAAGTTTAATATTGCGGGTACTGGCGCGAATAAGGCGAATAAGTTGCGAAATTGGTTAGAGGCAGAGGCGAAAAAGCAGAATGTAAAAGCTGAGCTTCAACCTGACGACGACCTTGATTTGCTAGTCCAAGATGTGAAGCAAAAAATCGCGGCGGATGTGACTGATCGCTGTGGGACGATGCGGGTTTTGGATATGACGCAACCTGTCGATCTGGATCGGATTTATACCGATGTGAATATCATTAAGGAGGTGATCGGGCGGCGGCGGATTGGCTATGACGAGGTGATGGAGGTTTGCACCCGTGAGCATTTTGATCGCTTTTTAGTAGGGACGATTAAAGAACGGGTGACGGGGCTTAAAGCGGTTGATGAAATTCAAAAGTTAGTGGTGTTGGGTAAACCGGGGGCAGGGAAAACCACGTTTATGAAATATTTGGCGATGTCATGCCTTGCGGGTAAGTTTCATGGGGAACTTGTGCCGATCTTTGTGACGCTGAAGGCTTATGCGGAGGAGAGGGGACAGCCATCGCTAGAAAATTACATTTTGACGGAATTTGAAAAGCGCAAAGTATCACAGGATGTAGCCAAACAGTTGCTAGATAATGGTAAAGCGTTAATTCTGTTGGATGGATTGGATGAGGTAAAGAAAGAGGATGATCGCCGTGTTAAGCAGGACATCGATCAATTTTCGCGGGATTGGCTAAAAAATCGCTTTGCGATCACCTGTCGGATTGCGGCGCGAGAATACCAGTTTGAGAAGTTTACGGAAGTTGAGGTTGCCGACTTTGATGATGGGCAGATTGAAACCTTTGTGAATAATTGGTTTCGGGAGAGGGATGAATCAAAGGCTGAACGGATGTTAGATAGGTTAAAGGGTAATGAACCTGTCAAGGAATTGGCGAAAAGCCCTTTGTTACTGACGCTGTTGTGTTTAGTATTTGGAGAGCGTAATGACTTCCCGCCGAAGCGATCGGAACTGTATAGGGAAGGTTTGGAAGTATTGATGAAAAAGTGGGATGCGAAGCGGAATATTGAGCGGGAGATAATTTATAAGCATCTGTCGCCACAAAACAAGGAGGATATGCTGGGACAGATTGCCTTTAATACGTTTTTGAATGGTGAGTATTTCTTTCGACAAGAAGATTTGCAACGTCAGATTAAGGACTATATATGCAATCTCCCTGAAGCATCTGCCGATCCTGATGCTTTACGGCTGGATAGTGAGGTGGTGCTAAAGGCGATCGAGCATCATCATGGATTGTTAGTAGAGAGGGCAAGATATATTTATTCTTTTTCCCATTTGACTTTTCAGGAATATTTTGCGGCGCGTGAAATTGAGAGGGAAAGACATTTTGAAAACTTGATCGAGAATATTTCTAATCCTAGATGGAAAGAGGTATTTTATCTGACTGCGGAAATGTTGCGGCGATCGGATGATCTTGTGAAGATGATGAAGGAGCGCATTGACGGAATGTTAAGAGATGATGTGAATTTACAGGTGTTTTTGGAGTGGCTAAAGAAAAAAACAGATTCTGTGCAGACAAATTATAAGATTACTGGAATGAGAGCTTACTATACCTATCTTGGATTACATTCGTTTGTCCATTATCTAGAGAGCAATCCCCAAGTTCGCCGTACTCGTAACCGTGCTCATGCACATTTTCTTTCTCTCAAAGAAGTTCTCCAAGTATCTCGTGATTTTGCTTTTGTAATTGATAGCAAACTTTCTCATGACATTAACTTTGACAGTATTAGTATCATTGAAAATGACTTAATTCTTGATCGTGATCTTTCTCGAAATCTTGTTCGTGATTATAATGTTGAGATCGCCAGCTCTTTAAAACTAAATGTATTGGTCAACGTGCTACAAAAACTTAAAGATAAATCTTTACCCATTGAACATGTAGATTCTCAATTAGTCTCTAAATACTGGAAATCAAATGGAGAAGAATGGAATCAAGAATTGCATCAAATCTGTATCGATTGCCGCAATATTGGTCATGATTGGCAATTTACTAAAGAGCAAGCAAAACTTCTCAAACAATATTACGCAGCCAATCTCTTCCTCGTCGAGTGCATGAACCGCAGCTACGTCAGCAAACAAGTCCGCGAAGAAATCGAAGCAACGATGCTGTTGCCAAGTAAAAAGTAG